From the genome of Streptomyces sp. V1I1, one region includes:
- the rpsB gene encoding 30S ribosomal protein S2, with protein sequence MAVVTMRELLESGVHFGHQTRRWNPKMKRFIFTERNGIYIIDLLQSLSYIDRAYEFVKETVAHGGSIMFVGTKKQAQEAIAEQATRVGMPYVNQRWLGGMLTNFSTVYKRLQRLKELEQIDFEDVAASGLTKKELLVLSREKAKLEKTLGGIREMQKVPSAVWIVDTKKEHIAVGEARKLHIPVVAILDTNCDPDEVDYKIPGNDDAIRSVTLLTRVIADAVAEGLIARSGVATGDSKPGEKAAGEPLAEWERDLLEGEKKADDAEAPAAAEAEKPAEAAAEAPAAEAPAAEAPAAEAPAAEAEKPAADAEQA encoded by the coding sequence ATGGCCGTCGTCACGATGCGGGAGCTGCTGGAAAGCGGCGTCCACTTCGGTCACCAGACCCGTCGTTGGAACCCGAAGATGAAGCGATTCATCTTCACGGAGCGCAACGGCATCTACATCATCGACCTGCTCCAGTCGCTGTCGTACATCGACCGCGCCTACGAGTTCGTCAAGGAGACCGTCGCACACGGCGGCTCCATCATGTTCGTCGGCACCAAGAAGCAGGCCCAGGAGGCCATCGCCGAGCAGGCGACGCGCGTTGGTATGCCGTACGTCAACCAGCGTTGGCTGGGCGGCATGCTCACCAACTTCTCCACCGTCTACAAGCGCCTTCAGCGTCTGAAGGAGCTTGAGCAGATCGACTTCGAGGATGTGGCCGCGTCCGGCCTCACCAAGAAGGAGCTCCTGGTCCTCTCCCGCGAGAAGGCCAAGCTGGAGAAGACCCTCGGTGGTATCCGCGAGATGCAGAAGGTGCCCAGCGCCGTCTGGATCGTCGACACCAAGAAGGAGCACATCGCCGTCGGTGAGGCGCGCAAGCTCCACATCCCGGTCGTCGCGATCCTGGACACCAACTGCGACCCCGACGAGGTCGACTACAAGATCCCGGGCAACGACGACGCGATCCGCTCCGTCACCCTGCTCACCCGCGTGATCGCCGACGCCGTCGCCGAGGGCCTCATCGCCCGTTCCGGCGTCGCCACCGGTGACTCCAAGCCGGGCGAGAAGGCCGCCGGCGAGCCGCTCGCCGAGTGGGAGCGCGACCTCCTCGAGGGCGAGAAGAAGGCCGACGACGCCGAGGCTCCGGCCGCTGCCGAGGCCGAGAAGCCGGCTGAGGCCGCTGCTGAGGCCCCCGCTGCTGAGGCTCCGGCTGCCGAGGCCCCGGCCGCCGAGGCCCCGGCCGCCGAGGCCGAGAAGCCGGCCGCGGACGCCGAGCAGGCCTGA
- a CDS encoding TetR/AcrR family transcriptional regulator, which yields MAEHRTMQRGALLDAARSLLSEGGTEALTFPALAERTGLARSSVYEYFRSRAAVVEELCAVDFPVWAAEVEAAMQEAGTAEGKVEAYVRQQLELVGDRRHRAVVAISASELDAGAREKIRAAHGGLIAMIVDALGELGHDQPRLAAMLLQGVVDAAVRRIEIGAAEDPSAIAEAAVSMALRGVQG from the coding sequence GTGGCCGAGCACCGGACCATGCAGCGCGGCGCCCTGCTGGACGCCGCGCGTTCCCTGCTGTCCGAGGGTGGTACGGAGGCGCTGACCTTCCCCGCCCTCGCCGAGCGCACGGGCCTGGCCAGGTCCTCCGTCTACGAGTACTTCCGCTCGCGCGCCGCTGTCGTCGAGGAGCTCTGCGCGGTCGACTTCCCGGTCTGGGCGGCCGAGGTCGAGGCCGCGATGCAAGAGGCCGGCACGGCAGAGGGCAAGGTCGAGGCGTACGTACGCCAGCAGCTGGAGCTCGTCGGCGACCGGCGCCACCGGGCCGTTGTCGCGATCTCCGCGAGTGAGCTGGACGCCGGGGCGCGGGAGAAGATCCGTGCCGCGCACGGCGGGCTGATCGCGATGATCGTGGATGCGCTCGGCGAGCTGGGCCACGACCAGCCCCGGCTGGCGGCGATGCTGCTGCAGGGCGTGGTGGACGCCGCGGTGCGCCGCATCGAGATCGGCGCGGCGGAGGACCCGTCGGCGATCGCCGAGGCGGCAGTGTCGATGGCCCTGCGGGGCGTGCAGGGCTGA
- the whiG gene encoding RNA polymerase sigma factor WhiG has translation MPQHTSGSDRAAVPPAARGTVRPPAPSSLDELWRSYKATGDERLREQLILHYSPLVKYVAGRVSVGLPPNVEQADFVSSGVFGLIDAIEKFDIERSIKFETYAITRIRGAMIDELRALDWIPRSVRQKARAVERAYATLEAQLRRTPSECEVAAEMGIAVEELHVVFSQLSLANVVALEELLHVGGEGGDRLSLMDTLEDTAADNPVEVAEDRELRRLLARAINTLPEREKTVVTLYYYEGLTLAEIGNVLGVTESRVSQIHTKSVLQLRAKLADVGR, from the coding sequence ATGCCCCAGCACACCTCCGGGTCTGACCGCGCGGCAGTGCCACCCGCTGCCCGTGGCACCGTGCGGCCCCCCGCTCCCTCGTCGCTCGACGAGTTGTGGCGGTCGTACAAGGCCACGGGTGACGAGCGGCTGCGGGAGCAGTTGATCCTGCACTACTCACCACTGGTGAAGTACGTCGCGGGTCGGGTGAGCGTCGGGCTGCCGCCCAATGTCGAACAGGCGGACTTCGTCTCCTCCGGAGTCTTCGGACTCATTGACGCCATCGAGAAGTTCGACATCGAACGGTCCATCAAGTTCGAGACATACGCGATCACCCGGATCCGCGGCGCGATGATCGACGAACTCCGCGCGCTGGACTGGATCCCGCGCTCCGTGCGCCAGAAGGCCAGGGCCGTGGAGCGCGCCTACGCCACGCTCGAAGCGCAGCTGAGACGCACGCCTTCGGAGTGCGAGGTTGCCGCCGAGATGGGCATCGCGGTCGAGGAACTGCATGTGGTTTTCAGCCAGTTGTCGCTGGCCAACGTCGTCGCGCTGGAGGAGTTGCTGCACGTCGGCGGCGAGGGCGGCGACCGGCTCAGCCTGATGGACACCCTCGAGGACACCGCCGCCGACAACCCGGTCGAGGTGGCCGAGGACCGGGAATTGCGCCGGCTGCTCGCGCGTGCCATCAACACCCTGCCGGAACGCGAGAAGACCGTCGTCACCCTCTACTACTACGAGGGCCTCACCCTCGCCGAGATCGGCAATGTCCTCGGCGTCACGGAGAGCAGGGTCAGCCAGATCCATACGAAGTCGGTGCTCCAGCTGCGGGCGAAGCTGGCCGACGTCGGACGTTGA